The proteins below are encoded in one region of Nilaparvata lugens isolate BPH chromosome X, ASM1435652v1, whole genome shotgun sequence:
- the LOC120354653 gene encoding uncharacterized protein LOC120354653 encodes IPITSTSPISIVIEDECLAALQETSWNVDAAANKVKLDMLLRLGVASRHQCEATLKKCDWNVEEAASLLLDSAGGGGGGGPSSPPITHC; translated from the coding sequence ATACCTATTACAAGCACGAGCCCAATCTCGATAGTGATAGAGGATGAGTGTTTGGCGGCCTTACAGGAGACGTCTTGGAATGTGGATGCGGCTGCCAACAAGGTTAAACTGGATATGTTGCTGAGGCTAGGAGTTGCTTCTAGACACCAGTGTGAGGCGACCTTGAAGAAATGTGATTGGAACGTGGAGGAGGCGGCTTCCCTCCTCTTGGATTCtgctggaggaggaggaggaggaggacctTCGTCACCGCCCATCACACACTGCTGA